In Rhodanobacter humi, the following are encoded in one genomic region:
- a CDS encoding acetyl-CoA C-acyltransferase, with product MSKQIQDAYIVAATRTPVGKAPRGVFRNTRPDDMLAHVIRAVLAQAPGIDAHEIADVIIGCAMPEAEQGMNVARIGLLLAGLPDTVPGVTVNRFCSSGLQSVAMAADRIRLGEADLMLAGGTESMSMVPMMGHKIAMNPAIFSNEHIGIAYGMGITAENVAKQWKVSREAQDAFSVESHRRALAAQAAGEFKDEITPFQLDDRYPDLASRGIKTDSRSIANDEGPRAGTTLEVLAKLKTVFRNGQFGGSVTAGNSSQMSDGAGAVLLASEAALKKYNLTPLGRFVGFSVAGVKPEIMGIGPREAIPKALKQTGISQDQLDWIELNEAFAAQALAVIGDLKLDPAKVNPLGGAIALGHPLGATGAVRIATLLHGMRRRKQKYGMVTMCIGTGMGAAGVFEAL from the coding sequence ATGAGCAAGCAAATCCAAGACGCCTACATCGTCGCCGCCACCCGCACTCCGGTGGGCAAGGCGCCGCGCGGCGTGTTTCGCAACACCCGCCCGGACGACATGCTCGCCCACGTGATCCGCGCCGTGCTGGCGCAGGCGCCGGGCATCGATGCGCACGAGATCGCCGACGTCATCATCGGCTGCGCGATGCCCGAGGCCGAGCAAGGCATGAACGTGGCGCGCATCGGCCTGCTGCTGGCCGGCCTGCCCGACACCGTACCCGGCGTCACGGTCAACCGCTTCTGCTCGTCGGGCCTGCAGTCGGTGGCGATGGCCGCCGACCGCATCCGTCTGGGCGAGGCCGACCTCATGCTCGCCGGCGGCACCGAGAGCATGAGCATGGTGCCGATGATGGGCCACAAGATCGCGATGAACCCCGCGATCTTCAGCAACGAGCACATCGGCATCGCCTACGGCATGGGCATCACCGCCGAAAACGTGGCCAAGCAATGGAAGGTGAGCCGCGAGGCGCAGGACGCGTTCTCGGTAGAAAGCCACCGTCGCGCGCTGGCCGCCCAGGCCGCCGGCGAGTTCAAGGACGAGATCACCCCGTTCCAGCTCGATGACCGTTATCCCGACCTCGCCAGCCGCGGCATCAAGACCGACAGCCGCAGCATCGCCAACGACGAAGGCCCGCGCGCCGGCACCACACTGGAAGTGCTGGCCAAGCTCAAGACCGTGTTCCGCAACGGCCAGTTCGGCGGCAGCGTCACCGCCGGCAACTCCTCGCAGATGTCCGATGGCGCCGGCGCCGTGCTGCTCGCCAGCGAGGCCGCGCTGAAGAAGTACAACCTCACGCCGTTGGGGCGCTTCGTCGGCTTCTCGGTGGCCGGCGTCAAGCCCGAGATCATGGGCATCGGCCCCAGGGAAGCGATTCCCAAGGCGCTCAAGCAGACCGGCATCAGCCAGGACCAGCTCGACTGGATCGAGCTCAACGAAGCTTTCGCCGCACAGGCGCTGGCGGTGATCGGCGACCTCAAGCTCGACCCCGCCAAGGTCAACCCGCTGGGCGGCGCCATCGCGCTGGGCCACCCGCTGGGCGCCACCGGCGCCGTGCGCATCGCCACCCTGCTGCACGGCATGCGCCGCCGTAAGCAGAAGTACGGCATGGTGACCATGTGCATCGGTACCGGCATGGGT
- a CDS encoding 3-hydroxyacyl-CoA dehydrogenase/enoyl-CoA hydratase family protein gives MTAPSTTTPTLRIRKAAVLGAGVMGAQIAAHLTNAGVETVLFDLPAKEGPKSGIALKAIANLAKLSPAPLADKDLASAIIPANYDEDMDHLKDVDLVIEAIAERMDWKLDLYKKIAPHVSPTAVLASNTSGLSINGLAEVLPEEMRHRFCGVHFFNPPRYMHLVELIPTRLTDAKVVEGLEAFLVTTVGKGVVIARDTPNFIGNRIGVFSMLATMHHTEQFGLGFDVVDALTGPAVGRPKSATYRTADVVGLDTMAHVIKTMADTLPNDPWREYFKAPIWLSALIEKGALGQKNGAGFYRKAGKDIVVLDVAKQDYRPSEQKASDEVAAILAIRNPAEKFAKLRASSDPQAQFLWATFRDLFHYTAYHLADIADTARDVDFAIRWGYGWKLGPFETWQAAGWQQVATWVQEDIAAGKAMSKAPLPAWVLDGRSGVHGKAGSYSASANADKPRSAHPVYARQLFPDPILGEQFDQGSTVWENDGVRLWTLGDDGVGIISFKTKMHTVNDQVLDGIQHAIGIAEEKLKAVVIWQTGEPFSAGADLKGALGLLQAGRFDDFEKMVANFQRTSMRIKHSLVPVVAAVRGLALGGGCEFQMHSARTVAALESYIGLVEAGVGLLPAGGGLHELAVRAAHANPADPFEALKKVFETVAMAKVSPSAIEAKNMGLLRDSDVVVFNAYELLYVAKKVALSLAESGWRPPLYQRAIPVAGDVGRATFQASLANLQAGYFASEHDVAIATRIADTLCGGNIERGSLVDEEWLLALERKHFVELAKTEKTQARIAHTMTTGKPLRN, from the coding sequence ATGACCGCTCCATCCACCACCACCCCGACGCTGCGCATCCGCAAGGCCGCCGTGCTGGGCGCCGGCGTCATGGGCGCGCAGATCGCCGCGCACCTGACCAACGCCGGCGTCGAGACCGTGCTGTTCGACCTGCCCGCGAAGGAAGGCCCGAAGAGCGGCATCGCGCTCAAGGCCATCGCCAACCTGGCCAAACTGTCGCCCGCGCCGCTGGCCGACAAGGACCTCGCCAGCGCGATCATCCCGGCGAACTACGACGAGGACATGGACCACCTCAAGGACGTCGACCTGGTGATCGAGGCGATCGCCGAACGGATGGACTGGAAGCTGGACCTCTACAAGAAGATCGCCCCGCACGTCTCGCCCACCGCGGTGCTGGCCTCGAACACCTCGGGCCTGTCGATCAACGGCTTGGCCGAGGTATTGCCGGAAGAGATGCGCCACCGCTTCTGCGGCGTGCATTTCTTCAACCCGCCGCGCTACATGCATCTGGTCGAACTGATCCCGACCCGGCTCACCGATGCCAAGGTGGTCGAAGGCCTGGAAGCCTTCCTCGTCACCACCGTGGGCAAGGGCGTGGTGATCGCCCGCGACACGCCGAACTTCATCGGCAACCGCATCGGGGTGTTCTCGATGCTGGCCACCATGCACCACACCGAGCAGTTCGGCCTGGGCTTCGACGTGGTCGACGCGCTCACCGGTCCTGCCGTTGGCCGCCCCAAGAGCGCCACCTACCGCACCGCCGACGTGGTGGGCCTGGACACCATGGCGCACGTCATCAAGACCATGGCCGACACCTTGCCGAACGACCCTTGGCGCGAATACTTCAAGGCGCCGATCTGGCTGTCCGCCCTGATCGAGAAGGGCGCGCTGGGCCAGAAGAACGGTGCGGGTTTCTACCGCAAGGCCGGCAAGGACATCGTGGTGCTCGACGTGGCCAAGCAGGACTACCGCCCGTCCGAGCAGAAGGCCTCGGATGAAGTCGCCGCGATCCTCGCGATCAGGAACCCCGCCGAGAAGTTCGCCAAGCTGCGCGCGTCCAGCGACCCACAGGCGCAGTTCCTGTGGGCCACGTTCCGCGACCTGTTCCACTACACCGCCTATCATCTTGCTGATATCGCGGATACGGCGCGCGACGTGGACTTCGCGATCCGCTGGGGCTACGGCTGGAAGCTGGGCCCGTTCGAGACCTGGCAGGCCGCCGGCTGGCAACAGGTCGCGACATGGGTGCAGGAAGACATCGCCGCCGGCAAGGCCATGAGCAAGGCGCCGCTGCCCGCGTGGGTACTGGACGGCCGCAGCGGCGTGCACGGCAAGGCCGGTTCGTACTCGGCCAGCGCCAACGCCGACAAGCCGCGCTCCGCGCATCCGGTCTACGCGCGCCAGCTGTTCCCCGATCCCATCCTGGGCGAGCAGTTCGACCAGGGCAGCACCGTGTGGGAGAACGACGGCGTGCGCCTGTGGACGCTGGGCGACGACGGCGTGGGCATCATCTCGTTCAAGACCAAGATGCACACGGTCAACGACCAGGTGCTGGACGGCATCCAGCACGCGATCGGCATCGCCGAGGAAAAATTGAAGGCGGTCGTGATCTGGCAGACCGGCGAGCCGTTCTCCGCCGGCGCCGACCTCAAGGGTGCGCTGGGCCTGCTGCAGGCCGGCCGGTTCGACGACTTCGAGAAGATGGTCGCGAACTTCCAGCGCACCAGCATGCGCATCAAGCATTCGTTGGTGCCGGTAGTGGCCGCCGTGCGTGGCCTCGCCCTGGGCGGCGGCTGCGAATTCCAGATGCACTCCGCGCGCACCGTGGCCGCGCTGGAAAGCTACATCGGCCTGGTCGAGGCCGGCGTGGGCTTGCTGCCCGCCGGTGGCGGCCTGCACGAACTGGCCGTGCGCGCCGCGCACGCCAACCCGGCAGACCCGTTCGAGGCGCTGAAGAAGGTGTTCGAGACGGTGGCGATGGCCAAGGTCTCGCCTAGCGCGATCGAGGCGAAGAACATGGGCCTGCTGCGCGACAGCGACGTGGTGGTGTTCAACGCCTACGAGCTGCTCTACGTGGCGAAGAAGGTCGCGCTTTCGCTGGCCGAATCCGGCTGGCGCCCGCCGCTGTACCAGCGCGCCATCCCGGTCGCCGGCGACGTGGGCCGCGCCACCTTCCAGGCTTCGCTGGCGAATCTGCAGGCCGGCTACTTCGCCTCCGAGCACGACGTGGCGATCGCCACCCGCATCGCCGACACCTTGTGCGGCGGCAACATCGAACGCGGCTCGCTGGTGGACGAGGAATGGTTGCTGGCGCTGGAGCGCAAGCATTTCGTGGAACTGGCCAAGACCGAGAAGACCCAGGCGCGCATTGCACACACCATGACCACCGGCAAGCCGCTGCGCAACTGA
- a CDS encoding TetR/AcrR family transcriptional regulator produces MLKRSFERQAWPRGKTRSVNRSGSTKERILAAAETLFAQRGFDGASLRQLTSDAGVNLAAVNYHFGSKEKLVEQVFRRRLDTLNAQRLAALARVAGQPETRLEDVLDAFIRPALELSHEDSGSLFMRVLARAFAEHDDSLRKFLSENYGHVMRQFTAEFARLLPQLSKEELYWRIDLVTGALTHAMSGFGMIQRKSDVSERTHREQTVAHLTRFAAAGLRAGA; encoded by the coding sequence ATGCTCAAACGATCGTTTGAACGACAAGCTTGGCCACGTGGGAAGACCCGATCCGTGAACCGCTCCGGCTCCACCAAGGAACGCATCCTCGCCGCCGCCGAGACCCTGTTCGCCCAGCGCGGCTTCGACGGCGCCTCGCTGCGCCAGCTGACCAGCGATGCCGGGGTCAACCTCGCCGCGGTCAACTACCACTTCGGCTCCAAGGAGAAACTGGTCGAACAGGTGTTCCGGCGCCGGCTGGACACACTGAACGCCCAGCGCTTGGCCGCGCTGGCCCGGGTGGCCGGCCAGCCCGAGACCCGGCTGGAGGACGTGCTCGACGCCTTCATCCGCCCTGCCCTCGAACTCTCGCACGAAGACAGCGGTTCGCTGTTCATGCGCGTGCTGGCGCGCGCCTTCGCCGAGCACGACGACAGCCTGCGCAAGTTCCTGTCCGAGAACTACGGCCACGTGATGCGCCAGTTCACCGCCGAATTCGCCCGCCTGCTGCCGCAGCTGAGCAAGGAGGAGCTGTACTGGCGCATCGATCTGGTCACCGGCGCGCTGACCCACGCGATGTCCGGCTTCGGCATGATCCAGCGCAAGAGCGATGTCAGCGAACGCACCCACCGCGAGCAGACCGTCGCCCACCTCACCCGTTTCGCCGCCGCCGGCCTGCGTGCCGGTGCGTGA
- the ndk gene encoding nucleoside-diphosphate kinase has translation MALERTLSIIKPDAVAKNVIGEIYARFEKAGLKVIAARQKQLSRAEAEGFYAVHKERPFFKALVEFMISGPVMIQVLEGEGAILKNRDLMGATNPKDAAPGTIRADFADSIDANAVHGSDAAETAKVEIAYFFASTEVHSR, from the coding sequence ATGGCGCTGGAGCGCACCCTTTCCATCATCAAGCCCGATGCCGTCGCCAAGAACGTGATCGGCGAGATCTACGCCCGTTTCGAGAAGGCCGGCCTCAAGGTGATCGCCGCGAGGCAGAAGCAGCTGTCGCGCGCCGAGGCCGAGGGTTTCTACGCCGTGCACAAGGAGCGTCCGTTCTTCAAGGCGCTGGTGGAGTTCATGATCTCTGGCCCGGTGATGATCCAGGTGCTGGAAGGCGAGGGCGCGATCCTCAAGAACCGCGACCTGATGGGCGCCACCAATCCGAAGGACGCCGCGCCGGGCACGATCCGCGCCGACTTCGCCGACTCGATCGACGCGAATGCCGTGCACGGTTCCGATGCCGCGGAGACCGCGAAGGTCGAGATCGCCTATTTCTTTGCTTCCACTGAAGTACATAGCCGGTAA
- the rlmN gene encoding 23S rRNA (adenine(2503)-C(2))-methyltransferase RlmN — protein MTEVPATSSDQPGTAGRVNLLDFDRQGLRDFFAQLGEKPYRAEQVMKWIYHHLESDFANMTDVGKALRAKLEASCHVGPPKTLVDKAAADGTHKWLLGMDGRNAVEAVYIPEPTRGTLCVSSQIGCALNCQFCSTGAQGFNRNLATAEIIGQMWVAAKHLGNVTHQNRRITNVVMMGMGEPLANFDNVVKAMSLMRDDLGFGLASKRVTLSTAGMVPMIDKLSDVIDVSLAVSLHAANDELRTELVPLNKRYPLAELTAACQRWIARKPRTSITFEYTLMKGVNDQPEHAKQLIRFMRRLPTCKVNLIPFNPFPGTRFERSDAETIRAFQTQLLNAGILTMLRRTRGDDIDAACGQLAGQVNDRTRRSAGIRQRVEQGVTHAS, from the coding sequence GTGACCGAGGTACCTGCCACTTCATCCGACCAGCCCGGCACCGCCGGCAGGGTCAACCTGCTCGACTTCGATCGCCAGGGGCTGCGCGATTTCTTCGCGCAGCTCGGCGAGAAGCCGTATCGCGCCGAGCAGGTGATGAAGTGGATCTACCACCACCTCGAGTCCGACTTCGCGAACATGACCGACGTGGGCAAGGCGCTGCGCGCCAAGCTCGAAGCGAGCTGCCACGTCGGGCCGCCGAAGACCTTGGTGGACAAGGCCGCCGCCGACGGCACGCACAAGTGGCTGCTGGGCATGGATGGCCGCAACGCGGTGGAGGCGGTGTACATCCCCGAGCCCACCCGCGGCACGCTGTGCGTGTCCTCGCAGATCGGCTGCGCGCTGAACTGCCAGTTCTGTTCCACCGGCGCGCAGGGCTTCAACCGCAACCTCGCCACCGCCGAGATCATCGGCCAGATGTGGGTGGCGGCGAAGCACCTCGGCAACGTCACCCACCAGAACCGCCGCATCACCAACGTGGTGATGATGGGCATGGGCGAACCGCTGGCGAACTTCGACAACGTGGTCAAGGCGATGAGCCTGATGCGCGACGACCTGGGCTTCGGCCTCGCCTCCAAGCGCGTCACGCTGTCCACCGCCGGCATGGTGCCGATGATCGACAAGCTGTCGGACGTGATCGACGTGTCGCTGGCGGTGTCGCTGCACGCGGCTAACGACGAGCTGCGCACCGAACTGGTGCCGCTCAACAAGCGCTATCCGCTGGCCGAGCTCACCGCCGCCTGCCAGCGCTGGATCGCGCGCAAGCCGCGCACCTCGATCACCTTCGAATACACCTTGATGAAGGGCGTGAACGACCAGCCCGAGCATGCGAAGCAGCTGATCCGCTTCATGCGCAGGCTGCCGACCTGCAAGGTCAACCTGATTCCGTTCAATCCCTTCCCCGGCACGCGCTTCGAGCGTTCGGACGCCGAAACCATCCGCGCGTTCCAGACCCAATTGCTCAATGCCGGCATCCTCACCATGCTGCGCCGTACCCGCGGCGACGACATCGACGCGGCCTGCGGCCAGTTGGCCGGGCAGGTGAACGACCGCACCCGGCGCAGCGCCGGGATACGCCAACGTGTGGAGCAAGGGGTGACGCATGCGTCGTAA
- the pilW gene encoding type IV pilus biogenesis/stability protein PilW, whose protein sequence is MRRKPLLGVGLLSLALAGCVTVNGGGDNNGSGQSGTANIPATSKVDQRQDAARIHTELAQHYMADGDLQDALAKLQLALKFDPNYAPAHTVIAVVYEKINNLPEAEAHYRKAVALEPTKGAPNNNLGQFLCRTGKVQESIGYFRKAVADPFYATPDVAYTNAGICQLRANDTTGAEASFRDAIARNPGNGDALFHLAEVLYRQGDAFRARAFIQRFDALGQPNAAALKLGYDIESRLGNTDAAQTYLRRLQSQFPDSEQARALKTTASSQ, encoded by the coding sequence ATGCGTCGTAAGCCGCTGCTGGGGGTTGGTCTGCTGTCGCTGGCGCTGGCCGGCTGCGTCACGGTGAATGGCGGCGGCGACAACAACGGCAGCGGGCAGTCGGGCACCGCCAATATCCCGGCGACCAGCAAGGTCGACCAACGCCAGGATGCGGCCCGCATCCACACCGAGCTGGCCCAGCACTACATGGCCGACGGCGACCTGCAGGACGCACTGGCCAAGTTGCAGCTGGCGCTGAAGTTCGATCCGAACTACGCGCCGGCCCACACCGTGATCGCGGTGGTCTACGAGAAGATCAACAACCTGCCCGAGGCCGAGGCCCATTACCGCAAGGCGGTGGCGCTGGAGCCGACCAAAGGCGCCCCGAACAACAATCTCGGCCAGTTCCTGTGCCGTACCGGCAAGGTGCAGGAATCGATCGGCTACTTCCGCAAGGCGGTGGCCGACCCGTTCTACGCCACCCCCGACGTGGCGTACACCAACGCCGGCATCTGCCAGCTGCGGGCGAACGACACGACGGGCGCGGAAGCGAGTTTTCGTGACGCAATCGCGCGAAATCCCGGCAACGGCGATGCACTTTTCCATCTCGCCGAAGTACTCTACCGGCAGGGGGATGCGTTTCGTGCTCGGGCTTTCATCCAGCGTTTCGATGCGCTGGGCCAACCCAATGCGGCCGCTCTCAAGCTTGGTTACGATATCGAGTCGCGCTTGGGCAATACGGACGCAGCCCAGACCTATCTCAGGCGTTTGCAGAGCCAGTTCCCGGACTCGGAGCAGGCTCGCGCCCTGAAAACCACCGCCAGCAGTCAATGA
- a CDS encoding helix-turn-helix domain-containing protein, with the protein MTTKQPFQPGQDPAAHDLFADRPDVMEAPAASHALDHHDAVFGSRLRAAREARGADLETCAHALKLPLRILRKLEQGEHQGIDSKVYLASYIGKYGQYLGIDAAEIEAEQARIRQVEPPLVATGGISHSRFLLDRYATAATYVVLTLVIAVPTIWFGVRSTLDRDLSHLTPLDASPVAQQDASTPAVSAARTVASTAPASATPAQPQASAPAASDQPLMASMAPFPNLGGGNDTLPTPPTISTAATVNAGSGAHSLSLSLSAASWVEVTGQDGTRMEYGLLPAGTSKTWHSDQPLDVRIGNVSGAQVSIDGQPVTLDGFRRANVAHFRVQIADGKAAAAAL; encoded by the coding sequence ATGACCACGAAGCAGCCTTTCCAGCCCGGCCAGGATCCGGCCGCGCACGATCTGTTCGCCGATCGGCCGGACGTCATGGAAGCCCCCGCCGCCAGCCATGCGCTCGATCACCACGATGCCGTGTTCGGCAGCCGCCTGCGCGCGGCGCGCGAGGCGCGCGGCGCTGATCTGGAAACCTGCGCGCATGCGCTGAAGCTGCCGCTGCGCATCCTGCGCAAGCTGGAGCAGGGCGAGCACCAGGGCATCGATTCCAAGGTCTACCTGGCCAGCTACATCGGCAAGTACGGGCAGTACCTGGGCATCGACGCGGCCGAGATCGAGGCCGAACAGGCGCGCATCCGTCAGGTCGAGCCGCCACTGGTGGCCACCGGCGGCATTTCGCATTCGCGCTTCCTGCTCGACCGCTACGCCACCGCCGCCACCTACGTGGTGCTGACCCTGGTGATCGCGGTGCCGACGATCTGGTTCGGCGTGCGCAGCACGCTGGATCGCGACCTCAGCCATCTCACTCCGCTGGATGCCTCGCCGGTGGCGCAGCAGGACGCATCGACGCCGGCCGTGAGCGCGGCCAGGACGGTCGCGTCCACCGCGCCGGCCTCCGCCACGCCGGCACAGCCGCAGGCTTCGGCGCCGGCTGCGTCGGATCAGCCGCTGATGGCCTCCATGGCGCCGTTCCCGAATCTCGGCGGCGGCAACGACACCTTGCCGACGCCACCCACGATCAGCACGGCCGCGACCGTCAATGCCGGCAGCGGCGCCCACAGCCTCAGCCTGAGCCTGTCGGCTGCCAGTTGGGTCGAGGTGACCGGGCAGGACGGCACGCGCATGGAATACGGACTGCTGCCCGCCGGCACCAGCAAGACCTGGCACAGCGACCAGCCGCTGGACGTGCGCATCGGCAACGTCAGCGGCGCGCAGGTGAGCATCGATGGCCAGCCGGTGACGCTCGACGGTTTCCGCCGCGCCAACGTGGCGCATTTCCGCGTGCAGATCGCGGACGGCAAGGCCGCTGCGGCCGCCCTCTGA
- a CDS encoding YfgM family protein produces the protein MAFDAYDDYEQSERVQKWLRENGLSIAVGIAIGLVGIFGLQQWRKHQANNEAAAATLYQQAQVALASGKPTAATAFVDELMKDYAKSPYALFAVSDRAKQQVQDKQLDKAIASLQWAEAHAADPALKALMELRMARVQLAKGDGQAALATLEAMPAGQYAGLNQELRGDALVKLGRADDARKAYQAAMTALGEDAPQHAVLQMKIDDLAVAGKQGA, from the coding sequence ATGGCATTTGACGCATACGACGATTACGAACAAAGCGAACGTGTCCAGAAATGGCTGCGCGAGAACGGCCTCTCCATCGCCGTCGGCATCGCGATCGGCCTGGTCGGCATCTTCGGCCTGCAGCAGTGGCGCAAGCACCAGGCGAACAACGAGGCCGCGGCGGCCACCTTGTACCAGCAGGCGCAGGTGGCGCTGGCCAGCGGCAAGCCGACGGCGGCGACCGCCTTCGTCGACGAGCTGATGAAGGACTACGCGAAGTCGCCGTACGCGCTGTTCGCGGTCAGCGACCGCGCGAAGCAGCAGGTGCAGGACAAGCAGCTGGACAAGGCGATCGCCTCGCTGCAGTGGGCCGAGGCGCATGCCGCCGACCCGGCGCTGAAGGCGCTGATGGAACTGCGCATGGCGCGCGTGCAGCTGGCCAAGGGCGACGGCCAGGCCGCGCTGGCCACGCTCGAAGCCATGCCGGCGGGCCAGTACGCGGGCCTGAACCAGGAACTCCGTGGCGATGCGCTGGTCAAGCTGGGACGCGCCGACGACGCACGCAAGGCTTACCAGGCGGCGATGACGGCATTGGGTGAGGACGCGCCGCAGCATGCCGTCCTGCAGATGAAAATCGACGATCTGGCCGTGGCCGGAAAGCAGGGTGCATGA